The Armatimonadota bacterium genomic sequence CACGACTTGATTATGGAGACCCGCCCGGAATTAAGGTGTGTGTCCCCGTAATTGCCGGGACACGCGCCTCGTCGGTGGGTCCGCTTTCGAGGTGATTTCGAATGAACATTGCGTCCCGGATCCCATGTACATAATCGTCTAACCGCGATGTGCCGATGACGCCGGGCAAGCCTGGCGGGAGGGGAACACATGAAACGCCGAAGAGCGGTGTTGGCTATCGTGGCCCTGTGTGCTATCGTGCTGGTTGGCGCTGGTATCGTCGTGCTAACGGGTACCGTGTCTGTCGCGCTAAGGTGGACCAAGCTGGGGCGGGGTATTCACTTCGTGACGATCATCGGTCAGCCCAAGGGCAACGTATCGCCGTTGGGCTCCCGCATGGAGGTGGTTGAGGAATGGGTTTCCTCGAATCCTCTGCGATGGAGAGCTCAAATCACGGGATGGCTCGAACCGGAGCCTACGGGCCCCCCGTGGGAACGCGTCTTCGTGTTCAACGGAGATGAAGTGCTGCTGTTGGTGGAGCAGACGAAGGAGTACTACGTCATCGATCCCTCGGTCACAGCCCGGATACGCGGAGCACAGCGGCCCTTCCTGCCCCAAGACCTCTTCCTGCCGTCAGTCGAACCTCACACCACCCCCCGGGGCAAGGGACGCGCAATCGAGCTTAATGGGGAATACTATGCCTCAGTAATAGTGGAACGGGATGTGGTACTTCCGGCGCACCTGTTCACAGTGCCTCGGGGGTACAAGCGAGGTGGAATTGTACAAACGGCGCAAGAATTGATCGACGCCATGGCTCTGGGATGGCCCCACACGCTAGCTGCGCCGGAGGTTTCTCTGCCACTGCCGAACTTGCCTGACCTGGAAAAGATCGTCAAAGGGAATCCTCGGAATGCGACCGCACATGACATGCTCGCGATCGCCCTTTGGGTGAAAGGGGACCTCAAGGGCGCAGAGCAGGAATTCGCGCGGGCCGCAAGACTTAATCCCTCGTCCCCGTATCCGCACAACGCCTTGGCTGCAATGTACGAGTCGCACGGAGAGAAGTCCCGGGCCATAGCCGAATTGGAAATATCTGTCGCGCTGAATCCGAAGGAGCCGTTCGCTTGGGAGAATCTCGCTCGTCTGTACAAGGAGGCAGGGCAAGCGCAGAAGGCGGCCACAGCCTCTGCCAGGGCACATGCGTTGCGTCACTGACGAACGGGAGTGTACCTGTCACGTAGCTTTGGGACACGGGTGGGAGGCGAGAAAAGCCCTGGACTGAGGCCCTCGCCTGGGTGACGGGACGGGAAATCCGTAGCTGCTGAGCGTCGGGATACCGGTTGAGGCGAGTCATCGAAGCCCGCCGCCGCCGCGGACGGAGGTGAAGGGTCTCACCAAGGCGCGTTTGGGGGTCAGCCGACGAGCAAAACAACCACACGCGTGGGCTAAGCAGAAAGCCGGTAGGCGGTAACGCGCGAGTCAGCGAAGACGCGTCGCTCGATGTTGAGCGGCAGCGTCTTCGCGGTTTTCGGCGGCTTCCTCCATTGCTCGCCACGGTGGATCAGCGCCGGCGGCGCGCCGCCCCTCGCCCAGCATCAGCGCGCTGATGTAATGGCGAAACGTCTCAAAGCTCGGCTTGGTGAAACAAGGAGCAAAGCTTGCCAGCATCGAAGTCACGACCTCGGACAGGACGAGGAGCTGTGACGGTTAGGCCCGTACTGGCGGGCCGCCATGGCGGCTCCGACACATCGAAGCTTAGCCACATGGGCGGTGACCTCGTCGGCTATGGATTTCTCCAACGCATATCCCTTTGCCGAACGAAGCCATCAGCCCTCTCACTCTAGTCGCGCTCTGCCCCTTTAGGCCTACCTGCCAGGGAGAATAGCTGAACTATAGGCTAGCGGCCCTTTCCAGTGGGTGGCCCGGGCTCAATCCTCGCGTTGCAGCACTTGCTCCAGGGCATCCACCATTCCCGGGTCGTAGTGGGTTCCGGCATGGCGCCTCAGCTCGCTGATCGCCTGTGCCTGGTCCAGGGCCGGCCGCTCAGCGGTGGCATTGGTCAGGTTGTCGTAGGCGTTGGCGACCGCCACCAAGCGGGCGAGCGGAGGTATGTCGTCCCCCTTCAGCTCCTCGGGATAGCCGCTGCCGTCCAGGTGCTCGTGGTGGTAGAGGACGATGTCCGTCGCCGGCGCGAGGAACTCCACCGGCTCCAGGATGCTCTTGCCGATCAGCGGGTGCAAGCGGGTGAGCACCTGGTCCTGAGCTGACAGCGCGACCGCGCTGTTGAGGGCGTGCTCAGCGACACCGATCTTGCCGACGTCGTGCAAGATGCCTCCGAACCTGATGGTGTCCAGGTCGGCGACGGGGAGCCGCAACTGGCCCCCCATGCGCATGGCGTACTCGGTCACGCGCTCGGAGTGGCCCAGGGTATAGGGGTCCTTGGCCTCGATCGCGCGCGCAAGGGCGCGCACGGTGTGCCAGTAGCTGCCGCGGACGTCGTCGTAGAGCCGCGCGTTCTCGATCGCCACCGCCGCCTGGTCGGCAAAGGCCTCCAGCAGGCGGATATCGCGGCGGCGGAATCGGGTGGGCTCCGCGGTATATATGCACAGCACGCCGAAGGGCCGATCGCGCATGATGACGGGAACGCATGCCAGTGACTTGATCCCCTCGCTCTGGGCGTAGTCGCGCCACTCGGGCACTACGCAGGTGGCGCTGTCCCTGACCAGGGTCGGCTTGCGCAGAGAGACCGCTTGCGACACCTGCTCATCGGTGAGGCTCATCAACGGCTTGCCCAGCGGGTCGTGCTCGAAGCCGCGGCTGGCCTCGAAAACCAGGTGACGGTGATCCGGCGTCAGCAGCGAGATCGCCGCCGCCTTGGCGCCGGTGAGATCCACCGCCTTGTCAACGATGGTTTGGAAAACCTCCGGCAGGCCGTGCGAGGCGTTGACCGCGCGGCTGACCGAGAGCAAGCTCGAGAGCTCCTGCGCCCGGACTTGGAACTGCGCCGACAGCCGCGCCGCCAGGATCGCCAGCGCGTAGAAGAAACACAAACGGACGAATATCCCCACCAGGGGTTCAACCGGCTCAACCCGCAGCACCAGCGGCGGGAAGATGGAGAAGATTGCAGCGGCGATAGCGGTGACCATGCCTGCTACGTCGCCGAGGAAGATGGCGGCCACCAGGATGGGAACATAGTAGAAGTGCATCATGCTGCCGGCGGTGTCGGCGTCGAGATACACGATCCAGGTGACGAATGGTAAGCTGGCAGCGATGCCCAGGATCAGAACCAGACGCCAGTTACGGGCCAGTTGCACGGCTGCTCCTCGCGATCCGCCCGCGGCGCACCGATGCTGTCGCGACGCAAACGGCAAGGTGCCCGTTACTTCACGGACACCTCATAGCTTATTCCCAGGTGGCGCAGGAATTATTCCACCAAGAACGGAAACCGCCGCCGCAGACGCTCCGCTCTCACGGCCCGCGCGGCGGATCTCACGGCCGGCCGGTCGCGGCGAGGTGGTCCAGATCATCTGAGGGCGCCGCCGGCGGTTAGTCCTCGAAGACATCGTATTCCACCGCGCCCTGGCAGTGAGCGGGGGGCGCAATCCCCAGGGCGTGGCAGAGGGTCGGCACGAAGTCAATCAGCCGCGCCGGGCCCAGGCGGTTGGGGTCGCGCCGGTAGCCGCGCTTGATGCCGCGTCCGGTCATAATCCAGGTGGCCAGGTTGCCGCTGAGAGCGGTCTCGGCGGTCGGGAGCTGGGGACCGTGGTTCGCTCCTGGCGGCGCCGCGGAGATCGCAGTGCGCTCGGCCGGCTGCCCCCACGCGAAGCCCGGGTTGTAGATGAAGACCACATCCCCCGTCCGCGCGCTCCAGTAACCGACGAGCGCCGCGTCCCGGTGCTTCAGCGCCAGCGCCACTGCGCGCCGTCCGTTGTCGGCGCGCCAGTCGTAGAGCGCGTCAATCACCTGCTCCTGCACGCGCTCGTAATGCTCCGGCGCAACCACGCCGTGCGGCGCGCGACCACGCAGGTTGACGTTCACCTGAAACATGCCGTGGGGATAGGCCAAGGTCTTCGTCCAATCAATCGGGGCATCATCCGCGGGGCCGATGCGGCGCAGCAGCCCTGCCTCCTGCAGCCGACGTTCCAGGTGACAGACGTAGCGGTTGCTGGCGTTGCCGTGGTCCGACACCACCGCGACCAGGGTGTCGGGCCCGGCCAGAGCACGCAGACCGCCCACCAGCCGGTCGCACAGCTCATAGGCGCGCCGGAGCACACCCAGGCACGCGGATGCGCGATCCGGGGCGTAGTGCGGCGAATCGGGATCCGCCCGGCTCAGGAACTTGTGCATCACCGTGTCGGGAAAATGCCAGTGGTTGTAGAACAAGTCCCAGCCCACCGTCTCCAGCAGATGCGCCGCCGCCCGCGCGTGCCAGTCAACCTGATACTCCATTTCTTCGTACACCGACTCTCGGTAGGAGTCGGCATCCGCGGACTGAGTCATCGCCGCGTGCTCGAAATAGGGCCCCACCGCCTGCACCAACTCGCTCGCCAGGGCGGCGGGCTCGGTGAAACCGGTGGTGGGATAGACCGCGGAACGCAGCAGTCGCAGGCGCTTGCCGTCCGGGCTCAGCTCCAGCAGCTTGAAGCGCAGCGACGCCGGCTGCGCTCCGGACCTCCCCGGGAACTCGCGAATCAGCCACCCGCTCCACTCGCCCACGCCCATCTCCGCCGCCGGCGCGGCGTTCTCATCCCCGTCGTAGATCAGGACGCGTTCGTATCCGGCCGCGCCGCGCCGTGCCACCAGCCGCAAGACCAAGCCGTCGCTCGGTGCTATCTCCCCCTCGACCGCGTCCGCGCCATCCTCCACCGCGCCTACGGCCGCGGCACTTCGCGGTCCCGCCTCCGCCACCGGCAGCAACGCCGCCAGCGAGCCCGCCGTCGGCGCTGGCCGACCGCCAGCGGGTTCCGGGGTCAGCGGCGTCATCTGCGGCTTGTCCACACCCCAGCCGTACTCGCAGCCCGCCACCAGGTCGAGCGACATCAGGCCCGCCGGCAGCGGCGCCACGACCATCCCGCGCTCCAGCCGCGAAGGTGA encodes the following:
- a CDS encoding tetratricopeptide repeat protein → MKRRRAVLAIVALCAIVLVGAGIVVLTGTVSVALRWTKLGRGIHFVTIIGQPKGNVSPLGSRMEVVEEWVSSNPLRWRAQITGWLEPEPTGPPWERVFVFNGDEVLLLVEQTKEYYVIDPSVTARIRGAQRPFLPQDLFLPSVEPHTTPRGKGRAIELNGEYYASVIVERDVVLPAHLFTVPRGYKRGGIVQTAQELIDAMALGWPHTLAAPEVSLPLPNLPDLEKIVKGNPRNATAHDMLAIALWVKGDLKGAEQEFARAARLNPSSPYPHNALAAMYESHGEKSRAIAELEISVALNPKEPFAWENLARLYKEAGQAQKAATASARAHALRH
- a CDS encoding HD domain-containing phosphohydrolase, giving the protein MQLARNWRLVLILGIAASLPFVTWIVYLDADTAGSMMHFYYVPILVAAIFLGDVAGMVTAIAAAIFSIFPPLVLRVEPVEPLVGIFVRLCFFYALAILAARLSAQFQVRAQELSSLLSVSRAVNASHGLPEVFQTIVDKAVDLTGAKAAAISLLTPDHRHLVFEASRGFEHDPLGKPLMSLTDEQVSQAVSLRKPTLVRDSATCVVPEWRDYAQSEGIKSLACVPVIMRDRPFGVLCIYTAEPTRFRRRDIRLLEAFADQAAVAIENARLYDDVRGSYWHTVRALARAIEAKDPYTLGHSERVTEYAMRMGGQLRLPVADLDTIRFGGILHDVGKIGVAEHALNSAVALSAQDQVLTRLHPLIGKSILEPVEFLAPATDIVLYHHEHLDGSGYPEELKGDDIPPLARLVAVANAYDNLTNATAERPALDQAQAISELRRHAGTHYDPGMVDALEQVLQRED
- a CDS encoding alkaline phosphatase family protein, with product MPRHHPRAIVIGIDSVSMKLLERFAAEGCLPHIADVMQRGAALPAMSCIPAYTPTNWATLATGAWPGTHGAGNWFDLAPTDPPGRTPMSTFDSRAITAETIWEAAERQGLTSLAIAYPGSSPSRLERGMVVAPLPAGLMSLDLVAGCEYGWGVDKPQMTPLTPEPAGGRPAPTAGSLAALLPVAEAGPRSAAAVGAVEDGADAVEGEIAPSDGLVLRLVARRGAAGYERVLIYDGDENAAPAAEMGVGEWSGWLIREFPGRSGAQPASLRFKLLELSPDGKRLRLLRSAVYPTTGFTEPAALASELVQAVGPYFEHAAMTQSADADSYRESVYEEMEYQVDWHARAAAHLLETVGWDLFYNHWHFPDTVMHKFLSRADPDSPHYAPDRASACLGVLRRAYELCDRLVGGLRALAGPDTLVAVVSDHGNASNRYVCHLERRLQEAGLLRRIGPADDAPIDWTKTLAYPHGMFQVNVNLRGRAPHGVVAPEHYERVQEQVIDALYDWRADNGRRAVALALKHRDAALVGYWSARTGDVVFIYNPGFAWGQPAERTAISAAPPGANHGPQLPTAETALSGNLATWIMTGRGIKRGYRRDPNRLGPARLIDFVPTLCHALGIAPPAHCQGAVEYDVFED